One Phragmites australis chromosome 23, lpPhrAust1.1, whole genome shotgun sequence DNA window includes the following coding sequences:
- the LOC133905988 gene encoding uncharacterized protein LOC133905988 has protein sequence MSRGTIASTFHTYTMTSFTSGDQFMFSSDSSDDEEELMMMVAIEEEELRTQGRTRHWGSVLGHAVIDRGHQEGAARLFRDYFSNNPVYGDILFRRRFRMSRALFLRIAAAVENHDPWFRQKRDATGKLGLSPLQKMIAAIRQLAYGVSADAVDEYVRIGGSTAMLALTKFVEAVVLLFSDEYLRSPTAEDTARLLAIGEQRGFPGMLGSIDCMHWVWKNYPKAWHGAYTGHTRKPSIVLEAVASYDLWIWHAFFGMPGSLNDINVLHRSNIFSRLTDGTAPPVSYTINGTTYDMGYYLGDGIYPEWATIVKPIPSPRGNKSVLFSAMQAAVRKDVELAFGVLQSRFAIIRGPGRIWEQRTLHNIMTACIIMHNMIIEDERGGTDVNEVFEYMGEKATIEGRDPDQAVLQYIEATEAIRNRAIHHQLRDDLVEHIWSRHGAQ, from the exons ATGTCGAGAGGCACAATTGCGTCCACATTCCACACCTACACAATGACCTCATTTACGTCTGGAGATCAGTTCATGTTCTCATCGGACTCGAGCGACGATGAGGAAgaattgatgatgatggtcgCCATCGAGGAGGAAGAGCTTCGGACCCAAGGTCGCACTCGTCATTGGGGTTCAGTCCTAGGACATGCGGTCATAGATCGTGGGCACCAGGAAGGTGCTGCAAGGCTATTTCGGGACTACTTCAGCAACAACCCAGTATATGGTGATATACTGTTCCGTCGTAG GTTTCGGATGAGTCGGGCTTTGTTCTTGAGAATAGCCGCTGCTGTGGAGAACCACGACCCATGGTTTCGCCAGAAGAGGGATGCCACTGGGAAACTGGGGCTAAGCCCCCTTCAAAAGATGATAGCTGCCATACGACAACTGGCATACGGAGTCAGTGCTGACGCAGTGGATGAGTATGTTCGGATCGGGGGTAGCACAGCGATGCTTGCCCTGACAAAGTTTGTGGAAGCTGTTGTCTTGCTTTTCTCCGATGAGTACCTACGCTCTCCCACCGCAGAGGATACTGCCCGACTGTTAGCCATCGGCGAGCAGAgagggttccccgggatgctAGGTAGCatcgattgcatgcattgggttTGGAAGAACTACCCGAAAGCATGGCATGGCGCGTATACCGGTCATACGCGCAAACCCTCTATAGTTTTGGAGGCGGTTGCGTCGTACGATCTATGGATatggcatgctttctttggaATGCCCGGTAGTCTAAATGACATAAATGTTTTGCACCGCTCTAACATTTTTAGCAGGCTCACGGACGGGACTGCCCCTCCTGTGTCGTACACCATTAACGGTACCACGTACGACATGGGCTACTACCTAGGTGATGGAATTTACCCCGAATGGGCGACCATAGTGAAGCCTATCCCATCACCAAGGGGGAACAAGAGCGTGCTGTTCTCCGCCATGCAAGCAGCAGTTCGGAAAGATGTAGAACTCGCATTTGGCGTCCTGCAGTCGCGGTTCGCCATAATTCGGGGTCCAGGAAGAATTTGGGAACAACGCACACTACACAACATTATGACCGCTTGTATCATAATGCACAATATGATAATTGAGGACGAGAGAGGTGGCACCGATGTGAATGAGGTGTTTGAATATATGGGCGAGAAAGCGACAATCGAGGGTCGTGATCCAGACCAAGCCGTGCTCCAATACATAGAAGCAACTGAAGCAATTAGGAACCGGGCTATACACCACCAATTGCGTGATGATTTGGTGGAGCACATATGGAGTCGCCATGGAGCACAGTAG